In Amycolatopsis sp. EV170708-02-1, the following are encoded in one genomic region:
- a CDS encoding gamma-aminobutyraldehyde dehydrogenase, which translates to MQQLKHFIGGEYTGSASGKVADIVDPVTGRPYRTAAVAGPEDVDRALKVAAAAFETWRETTPAQRQLALLKIADAVEARADELVLAESANTGKPVALTAAEELPMIVDQLRFFAGAARVLEGRSAGEYMEGHTSFVRREPIGVCAQVTPWNYPLLMAVWKIAPALAAGNTVVLKPADTTPASTLLLAEICAGFLPPGVLNVICGDRDTGRALVEHEIPAMVSITGSVRAGIEVAASAAKDVKRVHLELGGKAPVLVFADTDIEAAAEGIAAAGYFNAGQDCTAATRVLVADEVHDTFVAALTRQARATITGKPDDTSVTYGPLNNAAQLDRVAGFVDRLPAHATVHCGGKRQGDEGYFYEPTVISGVRQDDEISQTEVFGPVITVQRFETEAEALAAANGVEYALASSVWTTDHQRAMRLAGKLDFGCVWINTHIPLVAEMPHGGFKKSGYGKDLSLYGLEDYTRVKHVMSAL; encoded by the coding sequence GTGCAGCAGTTGAAGCACTTCATCGGCGGTGAGTACACCGGATCCGCGTCGGGCAAGGTCGCCGACATCGTCGATCCCGTCACCGGCCGCCCGTATCGCACCGCCGCCGTCGCCGGCCCCGAAGACGTCGATCGCGCGCTCAAGGTCGCTGCCGCCGCCTTCGAAACCTGGCGCGAGACCACGCCCGCGCAGCGCCAGCTCGCGCTGCTCAAGATCGCGGACGCCGTCGAAGCGCGCGCGGACGAACTCGTGCTCGCCGAATCGGCGAACACCGGCAAGCCGGTCGCGCTCACCGCGGCCGAAGAACTGCCGATGATCGTCGACCAGTTGCGGTTCTTCGCGGGGGCCGCGCGTGTCCTCGAAGGACGGTCGGCGGGCGAGTACATGGAAGGACATACCTCTTTCGTCCGCCGAGAACCGATCGGCGTGTGCGCGCAGGTTACGCCGTGGAACTATCCGCTCCTCATGGCGGTCTGGAAGATCGCGCCCGCGCTCGCCGCGGGGAATACCGTGGTGCTCAAACCGGCCGACACGACGCCCGCGTCCACCCTGCTCCTCGCCGAGATCTGCGCCGGATTCCTGCCACCCGGCGTGCTCAACGTGATCTGCGGCGACCGCGACACCGGGCGGGCGCTCGTCGAGCACGAGATCCCGGCGATGGTGTCCATCACCGGCTCCGTGCGGGCCGGGATCGAAGTCGCCGCTTCGGCCGCGAAGGACGTGAAGCGCGTACACCTGGAGCTCGGCGGTAAAGCGCCCGTACTCGTCTTCGCCGACACGGACATCGAAGCGGCCGCTGAAGGTATCGCGGCCGCCGGGTACTTCAACGCGGGCCAGGACTGTACGGCGGCGACGCGGGTCCTGGTCGCCGACGAGGTCCACGACACCTTCGTCGCCGCTCTCACCCGGCAGGCGCGGGCGACCATCACCGGCAAGCCCGACGACACGTCGGTCACCTACGGCCCCCTCAACAACGCCGCCCAGCTCGACCGGGTCGCCGGTTTCGTCGACCGCCTGCCCGCGCACGCGACAGTCCACTGTGGAGGTAAGCGGCAGGGGGACGAGGGCTACTTCTACGAACCGACGGTGATCTCCGGCGTCCGGCAAGACGACGAGATCAGCCAGACGGAGGTCTTCGGCCCGGTCATCACCGTGCAGCGCTTCGAGACCGAAGCCGAAGCGCTCGCCGCGGCCAACGGCGTCGAGTACGCGCTCGCGTCGTCGGTGTGGACCACGGACCACCAGCGGGCGATGCGGCTGGCGGGGAAGCTCGACTTCGGCTGCGTGTGGATCAACACGCATATCCCGCTGGTCGCCGAGATGCCGCACGGCGGCTTCAAGAAGTCCGGCTACGGCAAGGACCTCTCGCTGTACGGCCTCGAGGACTACACCCGCGTCAAGCACGTGATGAGCGCGCTGTGA
- a CDS encoding PucR family transcriptional regulator, whose amino-acid sequence MALTLAALAAEHPLGLRVRAAEAALDRAIGWVHPTELTDPQAFLEGGELLLTTGLALDETTSPGYIRRLVDAGVAGLGFGVGLSHESIPQSLVDTAEEVGLPVLEVPRKTPFIAITRAVSRAVAADEYASLVRTGKGQQELTRTAVGKGGPGGVVRKLAKLVDGWVLLLDSSGAVAEASPSARPFADELRDDFARLRAGTLVTVAGEYEVVLQTLDTRARGVLAVGTREPLDAAGQHIVNTAVSLLSLALEQNREHSGALRRLRSGLCDLLAAGHAELATRTMKSLWGGVPEAPWSVLAVAGPASARRSLADALDAEVPGEKAFFGESGAFVLAFGDVETVARHASRIGGLHAGLSEPVSTVDFPVGLRQARQAAEAAKAERSPLVRFAEHAGRGFLEMVDSQAAQAFADNLLAPLRHHDETGRGELVASLTCWLEHHGHWDLASARLGVHRHTLRNRMRKVAELTGRDLDSPGVRAEFWLALQVSGG is encoded by the coding sequence ATGGCACTGACGCTGGCCGCCCTCGCGGCGGAACACCCGCTCGGCCTGCGGGTGCGCGCGGCCGAGGCGGCGCTCGACCGCGCGATCGGCTGGGTCCATCCCACCGAACTGACCGATCCGCAGGCCTTCCTCGAAGGGGGCGAACTGCTGCTGACCACCGGCCTCGCGCTCGATGAGACCACGTCACCCGGGTACATCCGGCGGCTGGTCGACGCGGGCGTGGCGGGGCTCGGTTTCGGAGTCGGCCTCAGCCACGAGAGCATTCCTCAGTCGCTTGTGGACACCGCCGAAGAGGTCGGCCTCCCGGTGCTGGAAGTGCCGAGGAAGACGCCGTTCATCGCGATCACCCGCGCGGTCTCCCGTGCGGTCGCGGCCGACGAGTACGCCTCGCTCGTACGCACCGGCAAGGGGCAGCAGGAGCTGACCAGGACCGCGGTCGGCAAAGGTGGCCCCGGTGGGGTGGTGCGGAAACTGGCGAAGCTGGTCGACGGCTGGGTGCTTCTGCTCGACTCGTCCGGTGCGGTCGCTGAGGCTTCGCCCTCGGCGAGACCCTTCGCCGACGAGCTCCGGGACGATTTCGCGCGGCTGCGCGCGGGCACGCTGGTGACGGTGGCGGGGGAGTACGAGGTCGTCCTGCAGACGCTCGACACGCGTGCCCGGGGTGTGCTCGCCGTCGGCACGCGTGAGCCGCTCGACGCGGCAGGGCAGCATATCGTCAATACCGCGGTGTCCTTGCTTTCCCTTGCCCTGGAACAGAACCGTGAACACAGCGGCGCCCTGCGGCGGCTGAGGTCGGGGCTGTGCGACCTGCTCGCCGCCGGTCACGCCGAGCTCGCCACGCGGACGATGAAGTCGCTCTGGGGCGGTGTCCCGGAGGCGCCGTGGTCCGTGCTGGCCGTCGCCGGTCCGGCGAGCGCGCGCCGGTCGCTCGCCGACGCGCTCGACGCCGAAGTGCCGGGGGAGAAGGCGTTCTTCGGCGAGTCCGGGGCGTTCGTGCTCGCTTTCGGCGATGTGGAGACGGTCGCCCGCCACGCGTCCCGGATCGGCGGCTTGCACGCCGGGCTGTCCGAACCAGTGTCCACTGTCGACTTCCCGGTGGGGCTGCGGCAGGCGCGGCAGGCGGCGGAAGCGGCGAAGGCCGAGCGTTCCCCATTGGTCCGGTTCGCCGAACACGCCGGGCGCGGCTTCCTGGAAATGGTCGATTCCCAAGCGGCGCAAGCGTTCGCGGACAATCTGCTGGCACCATTGCGGCACCACGACGAAACCGGCAGAGGTGAACTGGTCGCCTCGCTGACCTGCTGGCTCGAACATCACGGTCATTGGGATCTGGCGTCCGCGCGGCTCGGCGTCCACCGCCACACCCTGCGCAACCGCATGCGCAAGGTCGCCGAACTGACCGGCCGTGATCTCGATTCCCCTGGCGTGCGCGCCGAATTCTGGCTGGCGCTGCAGGTCAGCGGGGGCTGA
- a CDS encoding ribonuclease R family protein — protein MIRTHAAGGDFGHLRAEFALPESFGPDVLAEAEAAVVDPLESAGEREDATGLPFVTIDPPGAKDLDQAVLIERVDGGGFRVHYAIADLAAFIPPGGALDKEARRRGQTLYLPDGNVPLHPPVLSEGAASLLPGETRPAVLWTIDVDANGEPTATKVRRALVRSTEQFDYETVQASIDAGDPHPSVAALPELGRLRRELAIRRGAVELQLPEQEISGDPDGGWALIQRPRNDVDAWNAEISLLTGMAAAKIMIGAGIGVLRTLPQPDAEAVEWLRRSAQALNIDWPEGKSVSEFLAALDPGQPASMALFADTTRLLRGAGYTAFDGELPALTTHAGIGGAYAHVTAPIRRLVDRFATEICLAVSAGREVPEWVRAALAEVPEQMTASDTLAAKVERACIDQVEAWVMAEHIGEEFDAIVLRADDAKSEILIENPPVMGKCAGEKPPEGERIRVRLTAVDVDKRKLSFERA, from the coding sequence GTGATCAGGACACACGCGGCCGGAGGGGACTTCGGTCACCTGCGCGCCGAGTTCGCGCTGCCGGAGTCGTTCGGGCCCGACGTGCTCGCCGAGGCGGAGGCGGCGGTCGTCGACCCGCTCGAGTCGGCAGGGGAACGCGAGGACGCCACCGGTCTGCCCTTCGTCACCATCGATCCGCCCGGCGCCAAGGACCTCGACCAGGCGGTGCTGATCGAACGCGTCGACGGCGGCGGCTTCCGGGTCCACTACGCGATCGCCGATCTGGCCGCGTTCATCCCGCCGGGTGGCGCGCTCGACAAGGAGGCACGCCGCCGCGGGCAGACGCTCTACCTGCCCGACGGGAACGTCCCGCTGCACCCGCCGGTGCTGTCCGAGGGCGCGGCGAGTCTGCTGCCGGGGGAGACCCGGCCCGCCGTGCTGTGGACCATCGACGTCGACGCGAACGGCGAGCCGACGGCGACCAAGGTCCGCCGGGCACTGGTCCGGTCCACCGAACAGTTCGACTACGAGACCGTCCAGGCCTCGATCGACGCGGGCGATCCGCATCCCTCGGTCGCCGCGCTGCCGGAGCTGGGCCGTCTACGCCGCGAACTCGCGATCCGGCGCGGCGCGGTCGAACTGCAGCTGCCAGAGCAGGAGATCAGCGGCGACCCCGACGGCGGCTGGGCGCTGATCCAGCGGCCGCGCAACGACGTCGACGCCTGGAACGCCGAGATCTCGCTGCTCACCGGCATGGCCGCGGCCAAGATCATGATCGGTGCGGGGATCGGGGTTCTGCGCACGCTGCCCCAGCCCGACGCCGAAGCGGTCGAATGGCTGCGCCGGTCCGCGCAGGCGCTGAACATCGACTGGCCCGAGGGCAAGAGCGTGTCGGAGTTCCTGGCCGCGCTCGACCCCGGCCAGCCCGCGTCCATGGCGCTTTTCGCCGACACCACCAGGCTCTTGCGCGGCGCCGGGTACACCGCGTTCGACGGCGAACTGCCCGCGTTGACCACGCACGCCGGGATCGGCGGCGCGTATGCCCACGTCACCGCGCCGATCCGGCGGCTGGTCGACCGGTTCGCCACCGAGATCTGTCTCGCCGTGAGCGCGGGCCGCGAAGTGCCCGAGTGGGTCCGCGCGGCGCTCGCGGAGGTGCCGGAGCAGATGACCGCGTCCGACACGCTGGCCGCGAAGGTCGAACGCGCCTGCATCGACCAGGTCGAGGCCTGGGTCATGGCCGAGCACATCGGCGAGGAGTTCGACGCGATCGTGCTGCGGGCCGACGACGCCAAATCGGAGATCCTGATCGAGAATCCGCCGGTGATGGGCAAATGCGCGGGCGAGAAGCCGCCGGAAGGCGAGCGGATCCGCGTCCGGCTCACCGCGGTGGACGTCGACAAGCGGAAACTGTCGTTCGAGCGGGCATGA
- the gabT gene encoding 4-aminobutyrate--2-oxoglutarate transaminase, whose product MTATTETQRRLRTEIPGPASRALQQRRAAVVAAGVSSVLPVYVTSAEGGLLTDADGNVLIDFGSGIAVTNVGHTAPAVVERVREQAGRFTHTCFMVTPYEGYVEVCEALDKLTPGTHEKRSVLFNSGAEAVENAVKIARAATGRQAVVVFDHAYHGRTNLTMALTAKSIPYKHGFGPFAPEVYRVPGSYPYRDGLSGPEAARIAIDRIEKQIGGDQVAAVVLEPVQGEGGFIEPAPGFLSALSKWCTENGVVFVADEVQTGFCRTGEWFASTHEDVVPDLIATAKGIAGGLPLAAVTGRAELLDAVPPGGLGGTYGGNPIACAAALGSIEIMRQENLAASAKRIENTVLPRLRALAEETGVIGDVRGRGAMLAAEFVKPGTTEPDADLTKRVAQACHQAGVVVLTCGTYGNVVRLLPPLSLSAELLEEGLSVLEHAVRTEASK is encoded by the coding sequence GTGACCGCCACCACCGAAACGCAGCGCAGGCTGCGCACCGAGATCCCCGGCCCCGCCTCGCGCGCCCTGCAGCAACGGCGCGCGGCCGTCGTCGCCGCCGGCGTGAGCTCGGTGCTGCCCGTCTACGTCACCTCGGCCGAAGGCGGCCTGCTCACCGACGCCGACGGCAACGTCCTGATCGACTTCGGCTCCGGCATCGCGGTGACCAACGTCGGCCATACCGCCCCCGCGGTGGTGGAGCGGGTCCGCGAGCAGGCCGGCCGGTTCACGCACACGTGTTTCATGGTCACGCCGTACGAGGGCTACGTCGAGGTGTGCGAAGCACTCGACAAGCTGACGCCGGGCACGCACGAGAAGCGTTCGGTGCTGTTCAACTCCGGCGCCGAAGCCGTCGAGAACGCGGTGAAGATCGCCCGCGCCGCGACCGGACGCCAGGCCGTCGTCGTGTTCGACCACGCCTACCACGGCCGCACCAACCTGACGATGGCGCTGACCGCGAAATCCATCCCCTACAAGCACGGTTTCGGCCCGTTCGCGCCCGAGGTCTACCGGGTGCCGGGGTCGTACCCGTACCGCGACGGCCTGTCCGGCCCCGAAGCCGCCCGGATCGCCATCGACCGGATCGAGAAGCAGATCGGCGGCGACCAGGTCGCGGCCGTCGTCCTGGAGCCGGTGCAGGGTGAAGGCGGCTTCATCGAGCCCGCCCCCGGTTTCCTGTCCGCGCTTTCGAAGTGGTGCACCGAGAACGGCGTCGTCTTCGTCGCCGACGAGGTGCAGACCGGTTTCTGCCGCACCGGGGAGTGGTTCGCGTCCACGCACGAAGACGTCGTGCCCGATCTGATCGCCACCGCGAAGGGCATCGCGGGCGGGCTGCCGCTCGCCGCCGTCACCGGCCGCGCGGAGCTGCTCGACGCCGTCCCGCCGGGCGGTCTCGGCGGCACCTACGGCGGTAACCCGATCGCGTGCGCCGCGGCGCTCGGCTCGATCGAGATCATGCGTCAGGAGAACCTCGCGGCGTCGGCGAAGCGCATCGAAAACACGGTCCTGCCGCGGCTGCGCGCACTGGCCGAGGAGACCGGCGTGATCGGTGACGTCCGCGGCCGCGGCGCGATGCTGGCCGCCGAATTCGTGAAGCCGGGCACCACCGAACCCGACGCCGACCTGACCAAGCGGGTCGCGCAGGCCTGCCACCAGGCGGGCGTCGTCGTCCTCACCTGCGGCACCTACGGCAACGTCGTCCGTCTGCTGCCGCCGCTGTCCCTGTCCGCCGAACTGCTCGAAGAGGGCCTGTCGGTCCTGGAGCACGCTGTCCGCACGGAGGCTTCCAAGTGA
- a CDS encoding cache domain-containing protein codes for MNDTPSAGSEVVEQVSTLVEDVFGRLKPLLAGAEGLLAASTDATADDLPRLRPQVFEVLGGLVVGAGFISAPNALADQEFGFEWWTETGDAEPVQLVISLDPDSENFLDYTRQSWFTVPRDTGRRHINGPYVDYLCTDEYTLTFTVPVQREGAFAGVVGADIYVREVERLLAPKLRALGGRAALVNAQGRVIVSNNARQATGSLVREVDVPAWWSAGAEPVTTEAGTQLRRCGDSPIALVRSER; via the coding sequence GTGAACGACACACCGTCCGCCGGTTCCGAGGTCGTCGAACAGGTATCCACCCTGGTCGAGGACGTCTTCGGCCGGCTGAAGCCGCTGCTGGCCGGCGCCGAGGGGCTCCTGGCCGCCTCCACCGATGCCACCGCCGACGACCTGCCCCGCCTCCGGCCGCAGGTCTTCGAGGTCCTCGGCGGCCTGGTCGTCGGCGCCGGGTTCATCAGCGCGCCGAACGCGCTGGCCGATCAGGAATTCGGCTTCGAATGGTGGACCGAGACCGGGGACGCCGAGCCGGTGCAGCTGGTCATCAGCCTCGATCCGGACAGCGAGAACTTCCTGGACTACACCCGGCAATCGTGGTTCACCGTCCCGCGTGACACGGGCCGCCGCCATATCAACGGCCCGTACGTCGACTACCTCTGCACCGACGAATACACGCTGACCTTCACCGTGCCCGTCCAGCGCGAAGGCGCTTTCGCGGGAGTCGTCGGCGCGGACATCTACGTGCGCGAGGTCGAGCGCCTGCTGGCACCGAAACTGCGCGCCCTCGGCGGCCGCGCGGCGCTGGTCAACGCCCAGGGCCGGGTGATCGTGTCGAACAACGCACGGCAGGCGACGGGCTCGCTCGTCCGCGAGGTCGACGTCCCGGCGTGGTGGTCCGCCGGTGCGGAGCCGGTCACGACGGAGGCCGGCACTCAGTTGCGGCGCTGCGGGGACTCGCCGATCGCGTTGGTCAGGTCCGAGCGCTGA
- a CDS encoding aldehyde dehydrogenase family protein, which translates to MTTFPYWVAGKPVTSDETVVVRHSFDGSEAGSHHVPSTSDIEAAVQAAHDVQDEFATLPAHVRAGALDHVSRVLGERSEELAQLITAESGKPLKWARGEVGRAASTFRWAAEEARRFSGDLQRLDTDPGGTGRLALVRRVPKGPVLGITPFNFPLNLVAHKVAPAIAVGAPIVLKPAPATPLTALLLGEILAETQLPAGSWSILPVSNEESAKLVADPRLPVVSFTGSVPVGWGIRDSVPRKHVALELGGNAAVLVCPDWTDLDFAAQRIATFAMYQAGQSCISVQRVYAHADVYDELQAKVLEQVRALGTGNPRTDGVDVGPLINTDAASRVESWITAAVDAGGELLTGGKRDGATVEPTVLANVPEDASVMADEVFGPVVSITRVDSVEDGVRRINDSRFGLQAGVFTRDLPTAFDVSAKLRVGGVLVGDVPSFRADQMPYGGVKDSGVGREGPASAMADFTEERVTVLTGLTL; encoded by the coding sequence GTGACCACATTCCCTTACTGGGTGGCCGGAAAGCCGGTCACCAGCGACGAGACCGTCGTCGTCCGCCACTCCTTCGACGGAAGCGAGGCCGGCTCGCACCACGTTCCGTCCACTTCGGACATCGAAGCCGCGGTCCAAGCCGCGCACGACGTCCAGGACGAATTCGCGACGCTGCCCGCACACGTCCGGGCGGGCGCGTTGGACCACGTGTCCCGAGTTTTGGGTGAGCGGTCCGAAGAGCTGGCGCAGCTGATCACCGCGGAGTCCGGCAAGCCGCTGAAGTGGGCGCGCGGCGAGGTCGGGCGCGCGGCGTCGACGTTCCGCTGGGCCGCCGAGGAGGCCCGCCGGTTCTCCGGTGACCTGCAGCGCCTCGACACCGACCCGGGCGGCACCGGACGGCTCGCGCTCGTGCGCCGTGTGCCGAAGGGCCCCGTGCTCGGCATCACGCCGTTCAACTTCCCGCTGAACCTGGTGGCGCACAAGGTCGCGCCGGCGATCGCGGTCGGCGCGCCGATCGTGCTCAAGCCCGCGCCCGCGACACCGCTGACCGCGCTGCTGCTCGGCGAAATCCTCGCCGAGACCCAGCTTCCCGCCGGCAGCTGGTCGATCCTCCCGGTGAGCAACGAGGAGTCGGCGAAGCTGGTGGCCGACCCGCGGCTGCCGGTCGTGTCGTTCACCGGCTCCGTGCCGGTGGGCTGGGGAATCCGGGACAGCGTGCCGCGCAAGCATGTCGCGCTGGAACTCGGCGGCAACGCGGCGGTGCTCGTCTGTCCTGATTGGACGGATCTGGACTTCGCGGCGCAGCGGATCGCGACGTTCGCGATGTACCAGGCCGGGCAGTCGTGCATCTCGGTGCAGCGGGTGTACGCGCACGCCGACGTCTACGACGAGCTTCAGGCGAAGGTGCTGGAGCAGGTGCGCGCGCTCGGGACCGGCAACCCGCGCACGGACGGCGTGGACGTCGGGCCGCTGATCAACACCGACGCCGCTTCCCGGGTGGAATCGTGGATCACGGCGGCGGTCGACGCCGGCGGCGAACTGCTGACCGGCGGAAAGCGTGACGGCGCCACCGTCGAGCCGACCGTGCTCGCGAACGTGCCGGAGGACGCGTCGGTGATGGCCGACGAGGTCTTCGGGCCGGTGGTGTCGATCACCCGGGTGGACTCGGTGGAAGACGGCGTGCGCCGGATCAACGACTCGCGCTTCGGCCTGCAGGCGGGCGTGTTCACGCGCGACCTGCCGACGGCGTTCGACGTGTCCGCGAAGCTTCGTGTCGGCGGGGTGCTCGTCGGCGACGTGCCGAGCTTCCGGGCCGACCAGATGCCCTACGGCGGCGTGAAGGACTCCGGCGTCGGCCGCGAAGGCCCGGCTTCGGCGATGGCCGACTTCACCGAAGAGCGCGTCACCGTCCTGACCGGCCTGACCCTCTGA
- a CDS encoding helical backbone metal receptor: MIDDLGEVVPLREPASRVVSLVPSLTEAVEVSAPGRLAGATDYCTHPVELDVPRVGGSKYPNVDKVLELEPDLVLANSEENRPEDVERLRANGIPVWVMEASATVPSALASIRRILTQAYDLAEPEWLVEAEEIWRETLPERFRAVVPVWRKPWIVLGRDTFGGDVLHRVGIGNVYADDEERYPRPKLDELQARFAAGDANLLVLPDEPYEFTADDGPEAFPGAKHVLVSGRYLTWYGPSLVEAHAHLTRLVL; this comes from the coding sequence ATGATCGACGACCTCGGCGAAGTGGTCCCGCTGCGCGAACCGGCGTCGCGGGTGGTGTCGCTCGTGCCGTCGCTGACCGAGGCCGTCGAGGTGAGCGCGCCGGGACGGCTCGCGGGCGCCACGGACTACTGCACCCATCCGGTGGAGCTGGACGTCCCGAGGGTGGGCGGCTCGAAGTACCCGAACGTGGACAAGGTGCTCGAACTCGAACCGGACCTGGTGCTGGCCAACTCCGAGGAGAACCGGCCGGAGGACGTGGAACGCTTACGCGCCAACGGGATCCCGGTCTGGGTGATGGAGGCGTCGGCGACCGTGCCCAGCGCGCTCGCCTCGATCCGGCGGATCCTGACGCAGGCCTACGATCTCGCCGAGCCGGAGTGGCTGGTCGAGGCGGAGGAGATCTGGCGGGAGACGCTGCCGGAGCGCTTCCGCGCGGTCGTGCCGGTCTGGCGGAAGCCGTGGATCGTGCTCGGCCGGGACACCTTCGGCGGCGACGTCCTGCATCGCGTCGGGATCGGCAACGTCTACGCGGACGACGAAGAGCGTTACCCGCGCCCGAAGCTCGACGAGCTCCAAGCGCGCTTCGCCGCCGGAGACGCGAACCTGCTCGTGTTGCCCGACGAGCCGTACGAGTTCACAGCGGATGACGGCCCCGAAGCGTTCCCCGGCGCGAAGCACGTCCTGGTCTCCGGGCGCTATCTGACCTGGTACGGCCCTTCGCTCGTCGAAGCGCACGCCCACCTCACGCGTTTAGTCCTCTGA
- a CDS encoding FadR/GntR family transcriptional regulator — MRKGMSHSARSAMFAPLDQIGRAEAVTSRLVDAITLGLLADSEQLPSEAELAAQFGVSTVTVREALVALRQQGLVETRRGRGGGSFVKTPANPSAASWRERLRTVSLSELRDVGDHYLAIAGAAAKLAAERSSPEDIERLELATEDIRTATGAEASRAERQFHLEVAAAAQSPRLTREEVQLQSERGGLLWLPLEPHGTRENAYAEHRAIAAAIAQGDGELARKLTEEHILEAIDRLADVHLDLLAP; from the coding sequence ATGCGTAAGGGGATGTCGCACAGCGCGCGGTCAGCGATGTTCGCTCCGCTCGACCAGATCGGCCGGGCGGAAGCGGTCACGTCGCGGCTGGTCGACGCCATCACGCTCGGACTGCTGGCCGATTCGGAACAGCTGCCGAGCGAAGCCGAGCTGGCCGCCCAGTTCGGCGTCTCCACCGTGACGGTCCGCGAAGCGCTCGTGGCCTTGCGACAGCAGGGCCTTGTCGAGACGCGACGCGGCCGAGGCGGCGGAAGCTTCGTGAAGACGCCTGCCAACCCTTCGGCCGCTTCGTGGCGAGAGCGCCTTCGCACGGTCTCGCTGTCCGAGCTCCGCGACGTCGGCGATCACTACCTCGCCATCGCGGGCGCCGCGGCCAAACTCGCCGCCGAGCGGAGTTCACCCGAGGACATCGAGCGGCTCGAACTGGCGACCGAGGACATCCGCACCGCCACCGGCGCGGAAGCGTCGCGCGCCGAACGCCAGTTCCATCTCGAAGTCGCCGCGGCCGCTCAATCGCCGCGGCTGACCAGAGAAGAAGTGCAGCTGCAGAGCGAACGCGGGGGATTGCTGTGGCTGCCGCTCGAGCCACACGGCACCCGCGAGAACGCCTACGCCGAACACCGCGCGATCGCCGCCGCCATCGCGCAGGGAGACGGCGAGCTGGCCAGAAAGCTCACCGAGGAGCACATCCTCGAAGCGATAGACCGGCTGGCGGACGTGCATTTAGACCTTCTGGCCCCTTAA
- a CDS encoding ABC transporter ATP-binding protein, with the protein MPHQAPTAAAGEQGTFATTSAGGGGIPAIRLRGLRKEFGQVHAVDGVDLDIPPGEFFSMLGPSGSGKTTVLRMIAGFELPTAGTIELHGRDVSRLAPFDRDVNTVFQDYALFPHMTVQQNVEYGLRVKRVPRAERRQRAKEALDTVRLGEFGERKPDQLSGGQRQRVALARALVNRPKVLLLDEPLGALDLKLRHTMQSELKQIQREVGITFIFVTHDQDEALTMSDRIAVFNAGRIEQVGSPVEVYERPASAFVAGFVGTSNLLSGGGAENIIGKPGVFSIRPEKIRIDADLSKSAEVGETSATGTVTETVYAGATVRYEVTLDAGGQLSVVRQNTAEPADFEGGRVRLSWRHEHSFRVPEAG; encoded by the coding sequence ATGCCTCATCAAGCACCCACCGCCGCCGCGGGGGAGCAAGGGACCTTTGCTACCACTTCCGCAGGTGGAGGCGGGATTCCGGCCATCCGGCTGCGCGGGCTGCGCAAGGAGTTCGGCCAGGTGCACGCGGTCGACGGCGTCGACCTCGACATTCCGCCCGGCGAGTTCTTCTCGATGCTCGGCCCGTCCGGCTCCGGCAAGACGACCGTGCTCCGCATGATCGCCGGCTTCGAACTCCCGACGGCGGGCACGATCGAACTGCACGGCCGCGACGTCAGCCGCCTCGCCCCCTTCGACCGCGACGTCAACACCGTCTTCCAGGACTACGCGCTCTTCCCGCACATGACCGTGCAGCAGAACGTCGAGTACGGCCTCCGGGTGAAACGCGTCCCTCGCGCGGAGCGCCGTCAACGCGCGAAGGAAGCCCTCGACACCGTCCGGCTCGGCGAGTTCGGCGAGCGCAAACCCGACCAGCTCTCCGGCGGCCAGCGGCAGCGGGTCGCCCTCGCCAGGGCACTGGTCAACCGGCCCAAGGTGCTCCTGCTCGACGAACCGCTCGGCGCGCTCGACCTGAAACTGCGCCACACCATGCAGAGCGAGCTGAAGCAGATCCAGCGCGAGGTCGGCATCACCTTCATCTTCGTCACCCACGACCAGGACGAGGCGTTGACGATGAGCGACCGCATCGCGGTGTTCAACGCCGGCCGCATCGAACAGGTCGGCTCACCCGTCGAGGTCTACGAGCGGCCGGCGTCGGCGTTCGTCGCCGGCTTCGTCGGCACCTCGAACCTGCTCAGCGGCGGCGGCGCCGAGAACATCATCGGCAAACCCGGCGTGTTCAGCATCCGCCCCGAGAAGATCCGCATCGACGCCGATCTCTCGAAATCCGCCGAGGTCGGCGAGACCAGCGCCACCGGCACCGTCACCGAAACCGTCTACGCCGGCGCGACCGTGCGCTACGAGGTCACCCTCGACGCCGGTGGCCAGCTCTCCGTGGTCCGGCAGAACACCGCCGAACCCGCGGACTTCGAAGGCGGCCGTGTCCGCCTGAGCTGGCGGCACGAACACAGCTTCCGCGTCCCCGAAGCCGGTTAG